A window of Rhizoctonia solani chromosome 5, complete sequence genomic DNA:
TATTGCGTTTTGTTCGGCCGCGTGCAGCGCGTTCTGTTCCGCCGTCCGAATAGCCTCGGTGAGACTCGGTTGATGGCGGGCGTCATCGAGCATGGCCATAGGCTCTGGAGTCTTGGGTCTCCCGAGAGACCGAGCAGCAGCgtgttcttcctcttcaggAACAATTGTACACACACTTCGAGCATCGGAATCATCGTCGAATTCTTCCTGTCTCGAGTCGAGCAAGTTGCCGCCGTGTTCACCGAGATCTCCTTCCTCGAGTTGGAGAGGAGAGCGGTTTCGGGAAAGCATCTCGCGCATGGAGCCGACTTCACGCTTGATAGCCTCGTGTTCCTCCACGAGTCGGTCGAGGGCGCGAATCTTGTCGACATGAGCCTGGAGCGAAGACTGGGTCTCGCGCAGCTGTGTTTGCATGGCGGATACATCGGCTTCGGCAGTGGGCTGTCGTACGGGGGGAATGAGCTGGTGCTGGGGTGGTGGCGGTGGCTACATGGCAACAGATCAGAGGCGGGTTGAAACCATCGACTAGTTAGACTCACGATGGTGCCCCCACCCATGGTATCTTGAATGTCGTTCATTGCGGTAGTGAGACTCTGTAGCTCTTGACCCGTCTCGCGGGAACGCTGGAGCTCCATTTGAAGTTTATTAAGAATATGATCGAACGATAAGCCCTTGGAGCCGGGACGAGCCTGGCCTTGACCCAGACCGCCGAGGCCACCGAGCTGGGTGTTGTTGCCGCTCAGAGGGCCCTGTTGTCTGCGCGCAATGGCCTGTGCTTGCTGGGCTGCGTGTTGCTGGTGTTGGTGCTGCTGCTGAGCAAACAGGGCTTGCTGCTGGTGTTGCAAATGGGCATGGTGCTCTCTGGCAGCCGCCTGGGCATCTTCGGGAGTCAATACGACAAAGACACGAGTAGCGACCTTGTGGTGGATGATAGTCTTGTTGTCCTCGCCGACAATATCGATCCCAAACTCGACAATATCTTCAGACTTGAGCTCACATGGCTCGGATTCAACCGACTCGGCAGAGAGACGGTCACCATTAATAAAAGTACCATTGGATGACTTGACGTCTTTGATGTATATCTGATTAGGGGGTGTGTTGTTGGCGTCATCGCTCGAAAAAAAATACAACAAAAAATCTGACTTTGCCGTTTTCCTCCCAGACCTCTGCGTGTTGGCGCGAGAGGACCTTGGAGTCAAAGTATCCGTTGCGTTCGCCTGGAACGGTCTTTGCGTTCGTCTGACGACCGATTTTCACGCGCACTCCACCGCCAAGTGCAATTTGTTTGGGGACAAATGTGTCGTTGAGGGGATACAGATACAGTGCTGGGCATGCGGGAGGAGGCTGCATCTGGTAAGGAGCCATTGATCGTTACGgagggaaagggaaaggaGGTAGAGGCGGTGGGGAGGTCCTAGCTGCTCTCCGACGTGTGATGTGGGCCGGCCCTGAGCATACAAACAATCCACGCCGCCACACTCGACTCGCACTTGCTACTATACTGTTGCTAGTCCTATTATACCACACCACACTCCCCTCGAGCCAACAAATACAACAGCAGGAACCAGCGAGGCAGTACCAGGAAGCCTCGAGTCCGATAAGCCACCAGTTACTGAGAACAGCCCGCTCAGACAGCACGTCCCCCACGTGTCCCTgggtgaatatatgcgctgacGTAATTGTGCCCTTTTAGGCATCATTGGCACGCTCTACCTCCCGACCACCACGTCCGATCGCAGTGTACGATGGCCGACGAGGAACAGCCCCCGCCCCGCAAAGTGGGCTCGTTGCGCGACCGGATTGCCCAGTTTGAGAAGAAGCCCGAGACGACGAGTGCGCCACCCCCAGCCAGGCCAGCCCCGAAGCAATGGGCATGGAAGGCAAAGCAGGaggctgctgttgctgctgggCCTCCCACCACTCCTCCAGTGGCTCTAGTCCCGAGAAACCTGCGCCGAGTGCCCATGAGAGGTCTCCCTCGCCCCCTCCCCAGCGCCCTGCGTTCTCATCCAACGATGCACGCGAGGCTATCGCGGGTGGGATGGGAAGTCTCAAAGAGCGCATGGCTGCCCTTCAAGGCAGGAACATCGGTGGCATGGCCCCAGCCGCAAAGCCAAAGAAGATTGTCATCGAGCGAGAGGAACCCAAGGAGGATGAACAAGCCGAGCCTGCTcaagacgaagacgaggaagaacagGCGCGTAGGGCGAGACTGGCAGAACGGATGGCCAAGGTGCGTTCCTCTCATTTAATATAGTAAACGATACACTCAGGTACGGCGCGCATAGCTCGGTGGAGCGCGCGTCGGAATGGGCCCACCTCTGTTCTCACGCCCTCAGAAACACGAAGAGACGACGGAAGATGATAAGCACCCGAGGCCACTAGTGACGTCCCAGCCGACCCTAAACAGGAACCCAAGGCTACGGCAGTCGAGAACGAGTCTGCGCCCGACGCCGCGGAGCCTGCCACCACCGACGCCGAACCCGCAACCTCTGACCCTCATGTCGTCTCGGATGAGGTCAAGCCTGCACCCTCCGACGAGCAAGCCGTACCGTCTGATGACACCAAGCCTGCGCCCGCTGAAGAGCCAAGGACGTGCCTCCATCGATGAGCGAATCCACACATCCAGAATCGAATCCTCCAGTTACGTCTCCCGAGCCCGCAGCAGTTACGTCCCCAGACCCAATTAGTCTCGATCACCTCCGACCAGTATGCCGATTCCAGCTGCACCCAAGCGCGCTGCTCCACCCAGGAAGAAAGCTGCCAGAAAGGTCGTCGAAGAGAGTAAACCCGAGCCCGAGGACGGTGACAAGTCTATCGAAGTCGAGGGCAAAACCGAAGTCGAGGAAACCAAGGCCGAACCTCAGATCGAAGACAAACCAGCCCCGAGGAAGACAAGTCTGCTCCTGTCGAAGATAAAACCCGCCTCCGAAGCCGAGGCCAAGGACGAACCCGATGTAGAGACCAAACCCGAGCCCGAGTCCACAGAGCCAAGTCTGAGCCGACTGAGACCAAAGAAGAATCTGCCAGCGTCGACTTTTCGAAAGCCAAAGATATTGGAATGGCCCCTGTTCCGATTGAGCGTGTACCAACCGCCAGTCGAACGTGAATCTACTCCAGTCGAGCGTGAATCCACTCCCCCAGTTGAGCGTGAATCTACTCCTCCAGTTGAACGTGCAGCCACTCCTGTTGAACGGGCGCGTACTCACCTATTGAGCGAGCAACCACTCCACCAGTTCAACGCGTACAGACTCCGCCTGTAGATCACGCGCAGTCTCCTCCAACCGCACCCTTCTCACCAGCACCCGTCCACCCAGGGGCCGTATCTCCTATCGTGCGCCCAGGATCTCCTATCCCTCGCCCTGGATCACCTGACTCTGCTCCACGCCCTCAATCACCAGGCTCAGATTCATCCTGAATTGCCAGTACCAGTACCGCGTCCCGAGTCTCCACTCGCTCAACCAGGACAACCCGTCTTGAGGCCTGAATCACCCGAGCCCAAAGCTGCGACCTCTCGCCCCGAGTCTCCTGCACCAGTTCGCCCTGCGTCCCAGCCCCCGTCCGAGCTGCCTCGCCCCGCCCGCcaggtcttcctccccagTCCCAATTAGGTCCGCCTCGCCGGTCCTAGCGAGACCCGAGTCCCCAGCGGCCGCTCGCCCCCGCTCTCCAAGTCTTCCGCCGCGCCCTGTATCTCCAGTGGCAGCTCGCGCCCTATCTCCGCCCCGTCTCGCCGACCATGCTCCCCTCGTCGCCCCCCGTGAGGAGAGCAGGAACCAGACGCGCTTCATTAC
This region includes:
- a CDS encoding FHA domain protein — translated: MAPYQMQPPPACPALYLYPLNDTFVPKQIALGGGVRVKIGRQTNAKTVPGERNGYFDSKVLSRQHAEVWEENGKIYIKDVKSSNGTFINGDRLSAESVESEPCELKSEDIVEFGIDIVGEDNKTIIHHKVATRVFVVLTPEDAQAAAREHHAHLQHQQQALFAQQQHQHQQHAAQQAQAIARRQQGPLSGNNTQLGGLGGLGQGQARPGSKGLSFDHILNKLQMELQRSRETGQELQSLTTAMNDIQDTMGGGTIPPPPPQHQLIPPVRQPTAEADVSAMQTQLRETQSSLQAHVDKIRALDRLVEEHEAIKREVGSMREMLSRNRSPLQLEEGDLGEHGGNLLDSRQEEFDDDSDARSVCTIVPEEEEHAAARSLGRPKTPEPMAMLDDARHQPSLTEAIRTAEQNALHAAEQNAILSERLEALTAQLEQAITLSQGLQTHAERASSTIAALEAKVIALEEEQRAARVLGGQLGVKSDISAESDIAQLVKSELMREMEHRWDAWRAKTEEDREADKRTLAAALEQFKAVVDNQAASGSKPDSSVREDLEAIRSQLGQVDTRINQVESRPVDSTMGSQLEKLSARIEEVSSRIEHIDNRVGDVDARVGDLDGLVSQVGNRVTNVEDHVSAELEGLRRTDRTRADAVRAISGLASDSSTSTLDAMQSAGPTLDVRKRVRKRSSRGSSGEDNSSLASSMTRASFSTRATSPSEDEGEEEDETKRTVLSKSVASSKPATASSTTQTESTDSTPSAGTAVVSKLGPTGSVKDVVRILLGVVVGIILTSIGAGLVEKPAPVLSAAAVAVVAIGVGAWMMTHRVKD
- a CDS encoding SH3 domain-containing protein, which produces MADEEQPPPRKVGSLRDRIAQFEKKPETTSAPPPARPAPKQWAWKAKQEAAVAAGPPTTPPRPAFSSNDAREAIAGGMGSLKERMAALQGRNIGGMAPAAKPKKIVIEREEPKEDEQAEPAQDEDEEEQARRARLAERMAKLGGARVGMGPPLFSRPQKHEETTEDDKHPRPLEPKATAVENESAPDAAEPATTDAEPATSDPHVVSDEVKPAPSDEQAVPSDDTKPAPAEEPRTCLHR